From the genome of Desulfuromonadales bacterium:
TCCGCGAGAACGAGCTGCGCGGCGGCACCCCCTCCGGGCACCTGGTGAATTTCAACTTCGACGGCATCACCGTCGGCTACAAGCTCTCCGAACACACCGGCGTCGAAGGCCAGACCGTCCGCTTCTGCTACGGCCAGGGCTTCGAGTCCGAGCACGGCAACGGCGAGCTGTTCAACGAGATCAGCACCAAGGATACCCACCTCGGCGGCTTCAACGTCGATGCCATCAACAACGGCACCCACTTCCTGCAAATGACCCTGTTCCGGGCCGAAGACGTCAATGACGGCTTCAAGGGGCTGATCGCCTTCCCGACCCAGCTCGCCGGCTTCTTCGCGCCGACCATGTTCCAGGACCTGCAGAAGTTTCCGACCTTCAACTTCGTGACCCGGGTGCAGCCGAGCACCAACATCGGCGACATGAATCTCGGCGGCATCGGCTACGTCTTCGAGGGGGAGAGCGGGATCAACGCCTTCGCCTCCGGCGGCTGGACCCAGATGGAGCCCAACGGCAAGGCGGGCATGTTCGGCGGCATGGGCTCCGACGCCGTTTTCGAGGCCCGGCTCAATGCCGATCAGACCGAGATCATCCTGGTGCCCGCCCGGGCCGAAGAGGACAAGGATCGGCACGGCTTCTCCGTCTATACCGGCGTGCAGATTCCTGCCCCCCTGGGCAAGTTCGGTGTGGAGTACAACTACGGCTCCCGCTACTGGATGCCCTTCACCCAGGCGCAGGACGACGTGGTCGGCAGCAAGCTGGCGACCCGCGGCCACGTCGGCGAGGCCTATTACATCTTCGACATCAATCCGAACATGTTCATCAAGGTCGGCGGCATCTACTACGACTACAAGTACAGCAACAGCGGCACGCCGGTCGGCAAGCCGCAGAAGATCGAGGACATCCAGGACGGCACGGCCTTCTCGATGCTCCCCGTGGTCGACGACGCCTGGGACGGCTACGCCTCCCTGACCGTCAAGTTCTAAACCGCAACGCTGCAATCCGCGGGGAGAGGAGGACACCTCCTCTCCCCCTTCGCGGTGCTAGACATGTATATATTCGCATCAATGGAAGGAGATTGACGTGGCACGCCTGATCGAGAAAAAGCTGAGCCGCCGCCGCTTCCTTGGCCTCTCCACCTGCGCCCTGGCCGGTGTGGCGGTCGGTTCGCAGGTCAAGGTCCTGCGGGCGTTGGCCAAAACGGGCGAGATCGGAGAGGTGACCACCCTGCCGGGTAAGGACGTCTTTACCAGTTGCGGGATGTGCGTCAACAAGTGCGGGGTGATCGCCCGGGTGCGTGACGGGGTGATCCACAAGCTCGATCCGAATCCCCATTTTGCGGCCAAGAGCCGCGCCATGCTCTGCGCCCGCGGCAACGCCGGGGTCAAGGTGGTCTACGATCCCGACCGCCTCAAGTATCCCCTGATCCGGGTCGGTGCGCGCGGCGAGGGGCAATGGCGGCGCGCCTCCTGGGAAGAGGCCCTCGACGAGGTGGCGAAACAGATGAACGCCGTGGCCGAGAAGTACACCCGGGCCGGCGTGATGTTCGCCTCCACCGAGGGGACGTTCCAGGAGCACTTCTTCATGCAGCTTGCCGAGTGCTTCGGCTCGCCCAACACGGTGCGCCACCCCACGCTCTGCCTGTCGTCGAACATCCAGGGCTTCGGCGCGACCTTCGGCACCAACCCCACTCCCGACGTGCTGGGCGCCGACTACATCATCATGAGCGGGGCGAACCGCAGCGAGGCGCTGATCACTCCCGACTCCATCGACATGCTCAAGGGGGACGGGGGCCACCGCAAGCTGGTCTATCTCGACCCGCGTTTCACCAAGACGGCGGCCAAGGCCGACGAGTGGTACCCGATCCGGCCGGGGACCGACATGGCCTTCATCCTGGCGATGATCCACGTCATCGTCAAGGAAGAGCTCTACGCCAAAAACTTTGTCGAGACGATGACCGTCGGCTTCGACCGGCTGGTCCCCCACATCGAGCCGTATACCCCCGAGTGGGCCGCCGCCGAGTGCGACATTCCGGCCGCCGACATCCGCCGGATCGCCCGCGAATTCGCCGCCGCCGCGCCGAAGGCGGTCTACTATCAGGGGCGCCGCTCTTCCTTCTTCGCCAACGACACCCAGATGCGCCGGGCCATGGCCATCCTCAACGCGGTGGTTGGCAACTGGGACGTCGAGGGCGGGATGCTCCCCAACCGCAGCATCGCCCTGAACAAGCACGACTACCTCGCCCCCTGGTACGACGACGTCCCGGGGCGCCTCGACGAGGGGGCCGTCACCTACCTCTCGGAGAAGGACGGCTCCTGGCCGATCTTCCGCGACCGGGTCCTGGCGGGCAAGCCCTATCCGGTCAAGGGGATGCTGGCCTACAAGCAGAACGTGCTCGCCTCGGTCCCCAACCGCGCCAAGAGCCTGAAGATGATGGAGCAGATGGACTTCATCTGCACCATCGACATCACCATGAGCGACACCGCCTGGTATTCGGACGTGGTGCTGCCCGAGGCGACCTACCTGGAGCGCCTCGACCCGCCGGAAGTGCTCGGCGGCATCGTGCCGGTAGTCGCCTTCCGGCAGCCGGCGATCGAGCCGATGTTCGAGAGCAAGCCCTGCCTCTGGATCATGCAGGAGCTGGCCAAGCGGCTCGGCGAGGAAATCGCCGAAACCTTCGATTTCACCATGGAGGAGCACATCGAGCACATGGTGCAGGCCAACCCGAAAATACTGGAAGACCTCAGGACCAAGGGGGTCTATCTGGAGGCGGAGCAGCCGGTCTACGGGGCAACCTACGGCCAGCCGCTCAAGACCAAGAGCGGCAAAGTGGAGATCTATTCGGAGAAGTACGCGGAGAACGGCCTCGATCCGCTTCCCGTCTACACCCCGCCGGAGGCCGTCCCCGCCGGCAAGTACCGGCTGCTCGTCGGCCGCCATGCCTACTTCACCCACGGCACCACGGCGAACAACCCCTACCTGCACGACATCATGCCGGAGAACACCCTGTGGCTCAACCCCCGGGAGGCGGACCGCCTGGGGCTGACGAACGGGCGGCTGGTCAGGGTGCGCAGCGCCGTTGGCGAAGAGACCCTGAAGCTGGAGGTGACGGAGAAGATCCGGCCCGACAGCGTCTACCTGGCGCACGGTTTCGGCGTCCTCTCCAAGGGGCTGACCAATGTCTACGGAAAGGGGGGGTGCGACGCCGCCCTGATCGAGGAGAAGACCTGCCCGATCTCCGGCAACGTCGCTATGCACGAGACGTTCGTGGAGGTTTTCCCGGCCTGAAAACAAAAGCGATCTCACGCAAAGGCGCAAAGCACGCAAAGAAAACCTCCAAGGGCTTTTGATTCCTTGGCGATCTTTGCGTCTTGAGCGAGCGAAGCGAGCGGGCGTGAGACAGATTTTCCAAGGAGTTTTTATGAAAAACAAGCGATTAGCCATCGTGCTCGATACCCGCAGGTGTATCGACTGCAAGGCCTGCACGGTGGCCTGCAAGGCGGAAAACCGCGTCCCGCTGGGGCGCAACAACTACCGCAACTGGGTCGACGAGGAGGCGCTGCGCGGCGCCTACCCCAACCTCGGCCAGAGCTTCACGCCGAGCCAGTGCCAGCACTGCGCCAATCCCCCCTGCGCCCATGTCTGCCCCACGCACGCCACCGAGGTCAATCCGGACGGCATCGTCCACGTCGTGGACAAGAAGTGCATCGGCTGCAAGTACTGCCAGACCGCCTGCCCCTACAACGCCCGTTACTACAACGAGGAGATCGGGGCGGTGGACAAGTGCACCTTCTGCGCGCACCGGGTCTACGAAGGGCGCCTGCCGGCCTGCGTCGAGACCTGCCCGACCAAGGTGCGGGTCTTCGGCGACATCAACGACCCGAACAGCGAGGTTTCCAGGCTGCTGGCCAAGTACCCTTCGCGGGTCCTCAAGCCGGCGCAGGGCACCAAACCGCATCTGTTCTATCTGATCTGACGGAGAATGCCATGCTCGCAATCCTGAAACACCGTCCAAGCTCGCGCCTGTGGTTCTCCCTGCTCGGCATCGGGATGATCGTCGGGGCCATCGGCGTGGTGAACGTCCTGCTCAAGGGGCACGGCCACGTCTACAACGTGAGCCGGGAGATCCCCTGGGGGATTCTCATCTCCACCTACGTCTTCCTCGTCGTCTCCAGCACCGGTCTCTGCCTGATCTCGAGCCTCGGGCACGTCTTCGGCATCGAGAAATTCGAGTTCTTCGGCAAGCGGGCCATCCTGCTGGCCATCCTGACCCTGCTCTGCGGCTTCGGTACCATCGCCATGGAGCTCAATCACCCGCTGCGCATGGCGCTCTATGCCGTCATCAGCCCCAACTTCACCTCCGCCATCTGGTGGATGGGGACCCTCTACGGCCTCTACCTGGTGCTGCTGTGCGGCGAGTTCTACTTTCTGATGAAGGGGATGCACAAGGGGGCCTTCA
Proteins encoded in this window:
- a CDS encoding DUF3373 domain-containing protein: MRKLFALLLMVLLIAPATALAIDDARTIEDLRKQIEELSTQLEDISGRVDKTEKKSALDRINWYGDLRVKADTLHYKDVTFAPGLLVDFDNFGAQVISGAFGDPANPASPIGKMLAANPDLATAFGLGLLRGVGPFALAPKKTSDINNDILYTTRLRLGMKAKVWDNVDFAGRLLMYKNWGDSTGVKVFDSWSSFTMDGTNSGNTTGDWLRVERAYFDWKDIGGSPFYLSIGRRPSTYGPPSQFRENELRGGTPSGHLVNFNFDGITVGYKLSEHTGVEGQTVRFCYGQGFESEHGNGELFNEISTKDTHLGGFNVDAINNGTHFLQMTLFRAEDVNDGFKGLIAFPTQLAGFFAPTMFQDLQKFPTFNFVTRVQPSTNIGDMNLGGIGYVFEGESGINAFASGGWTQMEPNGKAGMFGGMGSDAVFEARLNADQTEIILVPARAEEDKDRHGFSVYTGVQIPAPLGKFGVEYNYGSRYWMPFTQAQDDVVGSKLATRGHVGEAYYIFDINPNMFIKVGGIYYDYKYSNSGTPVGKPQKIEDIQDGTAFSMLPVVDDAWDGYASLTVKF
- a CDS encoding molybdopterin-dependent oxidoreductase, giving the protein MARLIEKKLSRRRFLGLSTCALAGVAVGSQVKVLRALAKTGEIGEVTTLPGKDVFTSCGMCVNKCGVIARVRDGVIHKLDPNPHFAAKSRAMLCARGNAGVKVVYDPDRLKYPLIRVGARGEGQWRRASWEEALDEVAKQMNAVAEKYTRAGVMFASTEGTFQEHFFMQLAECFGSPNTVRHPTLCLSSNIQGFGATFGTNPTPDVLGADYIIMSGANRSEALITPDSIDMLKGDGGHRKLVYLDPRFTKTAAKADEWYPIRPGTDMAFILAMIHVIVKEELYAKNFVETMTVGFDRLVPHIEPYTPEWAAAECDIPAADIRRIAREFAAAAPKAVYYQGRRSSFFANDTQMRRAMAILNAVVGNWDVEGGMLPNRSIALNKHDYLAPWYDDVPGRLDEGAVTYLSEKDGSWPIFRDRVLAGKPYPVKGMLAYKQNVLASVPNRAKSLKMMEQMDFICTIDITMSDTAWYSDVVLPEATYLERLDPPEVLGGIVPVVAFRQPAIEPMFESKPCLWIMQELAKRLGEEIAETFDFTMEEHIEHMVQANPKILEDLRTKGVYLEAEQPVYGATYGQPLKTKSGKVEIYSEKYAENGLDPLPVYTPPEAVPAGKYRLLVGRHAYFTHGTTANNPYLHDIMPENTLWLNPREADRLGLTNGRLVRVRSAVGEETLKLEVTEKIRPDSVYLAHGFGVLSKGLTNVYGKGGCDAALIEEKTCPISGNVAMHETFVEVFPA
- a CDS encoding 4Fe-4S dicluster domain-containing protein, with translation MKNKRLAIVLDTRRCIDCKACTVACKAENRVPLGRNNYRNWVDEEALRGAYPNLGQSFTPSQCQHCANPPCAHVCPTHATEVNPDGIVHVVDKKCIGCKYCQTACPYNARYYNEEIGAVDKCTFCAHRVYEGRLPACVETCPTKVRVFGDINDPNSEVSRLLAKYPSRVLKPAQGTKPHLFYLI